The Astyanax mexicanus isolate ESR-SI-001 chromosome 7, AstMex3_surface, whole genome shotgun sequence genome has a window encoding:
- the tspan14 gene encoding tetraspanin-14, with product MHYYRYESAEVSCCYKYLMFSYNIVFWLAGAAFIAIGFWAWSEKGVLLDLTQVTRMHGFDPVWLVLVVGGVTFVLGFAGCVGALRENICLLRFFSGVIGFIFFLELTAAVLAIVFQEPLREWISEFFLANVKAYRDDIDLQNLIDSLQRLNHCCGAKDPNDWNLNVYFNCTKDNPSRERCGVPFSCCLSDPADTVLNTQCGYDVRSTGAMNSWSDSIYVKGCIAALEEWLPRNIYIVAGVFIVISLLQMVGIFLARTLIGDIEKVTFPY from the exons ATGCATTATTATAGATATGAGAGTGCGGAGGTTAGCTGCTGCTACAAATATCTCATGTTCAGCTACAACATCGTTTTTTGG CTGGCTGGAGCTGCTTTTATTGCTATTGGCTTCTGGGCATGGAGTGAGAAG GGGGTGCTGTTGGACCTGACGCAGGTGACGCGGATGCATGGGTTTGACCCTGTTTGGCTGGTCCTAGTGGTGGGCGGGGTAACGTTTGTGCTGGGATTTGCTGGCTGCGTGGGCGCGCTCAGAGAGAACATCTGTCTGCTTAGATTT TTCTCAGGTGTCATTGGATTTATCTTCTTTCTGGAGCTGACAGCAGCGGTGCTAGCCATCGTGTTCCAGGAGCCGCTGCGGGAGTGGATCAGTGAATTCTTTCTGGCCAATGTGAAAGCCTATAGAGATGACATTGATCTGCAGAACCTTATCGATTCCCTGCAGAGACTG AACCACTGCTGCGGGGCCAAAGACCCCAACGACTGGAACCTGAACGTTTACTTTAACTGCACCAAAGATAACCCCAGCAGAGAGAGATGCGGAGTGCCTTTCTCCTGTTGCCTTAGTGACCCCGCC gacacagtgctgaacactCAGTGTGGGTATGATGTCAGATCAACAGGAGCTATG AATTCATGGAGTGACTCAATCTATGTTAAAGGATGCATTGCAGCTTTAGAGGAATGGCTTCCTCGAAATATTTACATTGTGGCTGGAGTGTTCATAGTCATATCTCTGCTGCAG ATGGTGGGGATCTTTCTGGCAAGGACGCTGATTGGAGACATTGAAAAAGTCACATTTCCTTACTGA